DNA sequence from the Alteribacter lacisalsi genome:
TTGGGACGGCTGTTTAACAATTCAGCCCCTTCCCGGTTCACCGATGTAATGATCCCGTCTGAATCGGTGGTAATTACCCCGTATGGAAAAGAAGCAAGAATACGCTGGAGAAAACGTTCTTTTTCCTGAAGGTCATCGGCCATAAACTGCATCGCCTTGGTGAGGGTGCGAATCTCGTCCTCCTCCTTCATTACCTGCAGGTGCCAGCTCTCACCTTCTGCATAGCTCATCGCCTGATCAGTGAGTTTACGAACTGGTGTGACGATCCACCGTGCGGATACTCCGAGCAGCACGAGGCCTGCAAGGAACAGCACGGTCCATCCGGATGACAATACCTGCTGAAGCGTCGCAATCGGAGCGCCCGCCTGGGACTCAGGCTGAATCGTTACCGCGTAAAAGGGCAGACGCTCAACCGGTGCATAGCCGGCAACGCTGTCACTGTCGAGAAAATCCCCCCGGTAGGCTCCCATTCGTCCGCGGCTTAAATATGAAAAGATCGCCTCGTCCTTAACCGAGTCATTCCGGTAACGGTTTTCCTGCGTATCTGTATACACGGTGCCGTCTGATGTGACAAGCAGATTCCATCCGCGCTCACCGATCGTACTTGTCTGAATCAGATGATAAAAATATGAAGGATTAATTTCCCCGATTAGAGCGCCTGTAATCGGCTGATGATCGGCCTCCTGCACCGGTACGGAAATGAAAATCCGAGCATGGCCGCCTGGCTCTGTGATACTTTTAACAAACGTGGATCGCCGCCATACAGTTTCTTCAAACACCTGGCGGACAGCCGGGTCCTCTATCATTGTATTCTCGTTCTCATCCGTCTCTGCTTCATCAGGTACGGCTTCGCTCCCGCCTGCATCGTACAAAGCCAGGCTGCTGAACACAGGTTCGCGGAACGTATGCTGCGCCGCCCTTTCATCAAGCCGTTCCAGATTTTCGTCATTCCGGTAGTCAAACACGAACGTCTCGAGCATATCGATCTGATGATCAAACACCTGGCGGGTCTGAACAGAAAGAGCACGTGCTGCTTCAAACGTCTGATCGTCGGACTGATTTTCAAGAGTCTGCTGGGACAAAAAGACCGCGAGCATAAAAATAAGGGTCATTGGAAGAAGAAAAATCCATAACCCCAGGAATATAAATCGTTTGGTCAGCCCTCTTGGCAAGCGGACAGGAAACTTCATAAGTTAGGCACTCCAGAAATTTAATATGATGTGCCAGTCGATTTAGGCACTACCACTTCGTAGATTTTGTCTGCTTTTGTCATTTTACCACGAATGACATCCGTTGTGTGGGAGGATGATTGGATTTCAAGGGTATTGGGCTGAGGTTACTGCTGGGTTAGTTAACTTCGCAAAAGTCCGGTCACAACTCCACTCAAAAAAAGCGTTATGTCCTAACTTCTCAAAAGTCCGGCCATAACTCCACTCAAAAAAAGCGTTATGTCCTAACTTCGCAAAAGTCCGGTCATAACTCCGCTTACAAAAGCTCCCTTTCTCC
Encoded proteins:
- a CDS encoding ATP-binding protein, which encodes MKFPVRLPRGLTKRFIFLGLWIFLLPMTLIFMLAVFLSQQTLENQSDDQTFEAARALSVQTRQVFDHQIDMLETFVFDYRNDENLERLDERAAQHTFREPVFSSLALYDAGGSEAVPDEAETDENENTMIEDPAVRQVFEETVWRRSTFVKSITEPGGHARIFISVPVQEADHQPITGALIGEINPSYFYHLIQTSTIGERGWNLLVTSDGTVYTDTQENRYRNDSVKDEAIFSYLSRGRMGAYRGDFLDSDSVAGYAPVERLPFYAVTIQPESQAGAPIATLQQVLSSGWTVLFLAGLVLLGVSARWIVTPVRKLTDQAMSYAEGESWHLQVMKEEDEIRTLTKAMQFMADDLQEKERFLQRILASFPYGVITTDSDGIITSVNREGAELLNSRPKVLTGRPVETVPSKGLSRHVRALCSRKRPFSKESEEFPYVNHTGQKLVIKVSTTPLQNEKRERIGVLTTFWNHTDYRKLEQHIQRSEHLAAIGQMTAGLAHEVKNPLGTIQMAGDLIEAEMDGLKKKHRLNSPAVSMIEEASGDIQEEARRLNELVTRFLKLSKPHKDEETSLNVGETVEEVARLISHQMKRADITCNVYHKAEQLTVKGDRNQIIQAFLNLSLNALEAMKETESGVLSITVSREKDQAKIVFHDSGDGIPASKLNRIFNPFFSTKQEGTGLGLSITHDLINEHKGSIEVESEFGKGSEFTVRLPLEPDRTERKEAN